One region of Rubinisphaera margarita genomic DNA includes:
- a CDS encoding glycosyltransferase, with translation MPQTPVPILFCITELDPGGAERAFVQLITRLDRTEWNPRVVCLSGEGELVEQLRQNGIEVVCLHASRRRPLAALLKLRREMRRFRPRLVQSYLFHANLLARIAARMAGVPVMVCGIRVAERRSNSYLKLDRWTDRWVTRHVCVSEAVRRFTVEQGGLPAEKLLVIPNGVDLDRFRTAEPVLRTELHCSDSDFLILFAGRLDPQKGVLSLPDLAERLKPKYPQLRWLIAGEGPLRGELKQQIQSRGLTETVQLLGSRDDIPELMKTADLFVFPSRWEGMPNVILEAMAAGLPIVSTAVEGIEDLLKDDMSGAIVPIGENAALAVRIEQLIEQPETRERYASQASRAVGRCPTWDAVAEQYQELYRELLVLEQKK, from the coding sequence ATGCCACAGACTCCGGTCCCCATTTTGTTCTGCATCACCGAGCTCGATCCCGGCGGCGCGGAGCGGGCATTCGTTCAGCTGATCACCCGGCTCGATCGTACGGAATGGAATCCGCGTGTTGTTTGCCTCAGCGGAGAAGGGGAACTGGTCGAGCAATTGCGGCAGAACGGAATCGAGGTCGTCTGTCTGCATGCGAGCCGCCGGCGGCCTCTGGCGGCTCTGCTAAAACTTCGTCGCGAGATGCGACGATTCCGCCCGCGTCTGGTTCAGTCTTATCTGTTCCATGCGAATCTGCTGGCCCGCATCGCCGCTCGCATGGCGGGCGTGCCGGTGATGGTCTGCGGAATTCGCGTCGCCGAACGGCGCTCCAATTCTTATCTGAAGCTCGACCGCTGGACCGATCGCTGGGTGACGCGGCACGTTTGTGTCAGCGAAGCGGTGCGAAGATTCACGGTCGAACAGGGCGGGCTTCCGGCGGAAAAGCTGCTCGTCATTCCGAACGGCGTTGATCTTGATCGCTTCCGGACCGCGGAGCCGGTGTTGCGAACGGAACTCCACTGCAGCGACTCCGACTTCCTGATTCTCTTCGCCGGCCGCCTCGATCCACAGAAAGGCGTGCTGTCGCTGCCGGATCTCGCTGAAAGACTGAAGCCGAAGTATCCTCAATTGCGGTGGCTCATCGCTGGGGAGGGGCCGCTGCGCGGTGAACTCAAGCAGCAGATTCAGAGCAGAGGCCTGACGGAGACCGTGCAACTGCTCGGCTCCCGGGACGACATCCCGGAATTAATGAAAACCGCCGATCTGTTCGTCTTCCCTTCTCGCTGGGAAGGGATGCCGAATGTCATTCTCGAAGCGATGGCGGCCGGACTGCCGATCGTCTCCACCGCCGTGGAGGGGATTGAGGATCTGTTAAAGGACGATATGTCAGGAGCGATTGTTCCAATCGGCGAGAATGCAGCATTGGCTGTGCGAATTGAACAGCTCATTGAGCAGCCGGAAACTCGCGAACGATATGCGAGCCAGGCGTCGCGAGCGGTTGGGCGATGTCCGACCTGGGACGCGGTCGCGGAGCAGTATCAGGAGCTGTACCGCGAACTCTTGGTGCTCGAGCAGAAAAAGTAG
- a CDS encoding metallophosphoesterase → MKIGIVSDTHGNVANTERAVEILRQSDVSAVLHCGDICGVRIVDLFVEWPTHFVTGNCDNAMMMQNAVETIEQTWHGMFGEIELGNRKIALLHSHEPGRLAYAAESGDFDLVCYGHTHQREQHKVGETLVLNPGAIHRANPHTIAIVDLETMTAEHIVID, encoded by the coding sequence ATGAAAATTGGCATAGTCAGCGACACTCACGGCAACGTGGCCAACACCGAACGAGCCGTGGAAATTCTGAGGCAGTCTGATGTTTCGGCCGTCCTGCATTGCGGTGATATCTGCGGCGTTCGCATTGTCGACCTGTTCGTCGAATGGCCGACGCATTTCGTTACCGGCAACTGCGACAATGCGATGATGATGCAGAACGCGGTCGAAACGATCGAACAGACGTGGCACGGGATGTTTGGTGAGATCGAACTCGGCAACCGCAAGATCGCCCTGCTCCACAGCCACGAACCGGGTCGGCTGGCATACGCGGCGGAATCAGGCGATTTCGACCTCGTCTGCTACGGGCATACGCATCAGCGCGAACAGCACAAGGTCGGCGAGACGCTCGTACTCAATCCGGGAGCGATTCATCGGGCCAATCCGCATACGATCGCGATAGTTGATCTGGAGACCATGACGGCGGAGCACATTGTGATCGACTGA
- a CDS encoding LON peptidase substrate-binding domain-containing protein, with translation MISELIPLPSDFDGSVRLFPLPDLVLFPRMILPLHIFEPRYCEMLHDALQTDQLITMATLQPKDGEAEAIAPTACIGLVVAQEETVQGTYKVVLAGIERAAIRHEIESPNRFRRAMVEVIHSDNPDSEETQRLFAERLLGCFTETASEVEQIRKLIDEQNLDLGTLTDLITYHSELQTQSKLNLLAEPETATRANQLLRLFGNANKYPFPPKFSEN, from the coding sequence ATGATCAGCGAATTGATTCCCCTGCCTTCCGACTTCGACGGCTCCGTGCGGCTGTTTCCGCTGCCCGATCTCGTCCTGTTTCCGCGGATGATCCTGCCGCTGCATATCTTCGAGCCGCGTTATTGCGAAATGCTCCATGACGCCCTGCAGACAGACCAGTTGATCACGATGGCAACGCTCCAGCCGAAAGATGGCGAAGCCGAAGCGATTGCCCCCACCGCCTGCATCGGGCTGGTTGTCGCTCAGGAAGAAACTGTTCAGGGAACTTATAAAGTGGTCTTGGCGGGAATCGAACGAGCCGCCATTCGACACGAAATCGAGTCGCCGAACCGGTTTCGACGGGCCATGGTTGAAGTCATCCACAGCGACAACCCCGACTCGGAAGAAACGCAGCGGCTCTTCGCCGAACGCCTGCTCGGCTGCTTCACCGAAACGGCTTCGGAAGTCGAACAGATCCGCAAGCTGATCGACGAACAGAACCTCGACCTCGGCACCCTGACCGACCTGATCACCTATCACTCCGAACTGCAAACCCAGAGTAAACTGAACCTGCTGGCCGAGCCGGAAACGGCCACACGCGCGAATCAACTGCTGCGACTCTTCGGCAACGCGAACAAGTATCCGTTCCCGCCAAAGTTCAGTGAGAATTGA
- the queA gene encoding tRNA preQ1(34) S-adenosylmethionine ribosyltransferase-isomerase QueA produces MADLNQISSYDYTLPEELIAQSPAPHRTDSRLLVFDRSSGAKTHRHFRDLLEFVRPGDCLVLNRTRVVPARLRGFRDQTGGKWEGLFLRLDADNSWILIGRTKGKLQLGETVTVHSEDQQSKLQLKFLECDEQGTWRVQPVLNDGDTATAWELLDRVGAIPLPPYIQHGKAAPEDRERYQTVYASTPGAVAAPTAGLHFTPELLDRCRESGVGIAEVTLHVGLGTFRPIAVENLDEHEMHSEWCEVSEETVNKLAETRASGGRVIAVGTTTVRTLETAAQSGSLQPWQGESTLFIRPGFEFHAIDGMITNFHLPKSSLLVMLSAFTGYEQIMACYAEAIREQYRFYSYGDAMLIV; encoded by the coding sequence ATGGCGGATCTTAATCAGATTTCCTCTTACGATTACACTCTTCCCGAGGAATTAATCGCTCAGTCCCCTGCTCCGCACCGCACCGACTCGCGGCTGCTCGTCTTCGATCGCAGTTCGGGAGCGAAGACTCATCGCCATTTTCGCGATCTGCTGGAGTTCGTTCGTCCGGGCGATTGTCTCGTGCTGAACCGCACCCGCGTCGTCCCGGCTCGACTGCGGGGATTTCGCGATCAGACCGGCGGAAAGTGGGAGGGGCTCTTCCTCCGGCTCGATGCCGACAACAGCTGGATTCTCATCGGCAGAACCAAAGGAAAGCTGCAGCTGGGTGAAACCGTCACCGTTCACAGCGAAGATCAGCAGTCGAAGCTGCAGCTGAAGTTTCTGGAATGCGACGAACAGGGAACGTGGCGTGTGCAGCCGGTCCTGAACGACGGCGACACGGCGACCGCCTGGGAACTGCTCGACCGCGTCGGCGCGATTCCGCTGCCGCCTTATATTCAGCATGGCAAAGCCGCACCTGAGGATCGGGAACGATATCAGACCGTTTACGCAAGTACGCCGGGAGCCGTCGCGGCTCCGACAGCCGGACTGCACTTCACGCCCGAACTTCTTGATCGCTGCCGGGAATCGGGAGTCGGCATCGCGGAAGTGACGCTGCATGTCGGACTGGGCACGTTCCGTCCGATTGCCGTCGAGAATCTCGATGAACACGAGATGCACTCCGAATGGTGCGAGGTCTCCGAAGAGACCGTCAACAAGCTCGCCGAAACTCGAGCCAGCGGAGGCCGTGTCATCGCGGTCGGCACGACGACGGTTCGCACTCTGGAAACAGCCGCCCAATCGGGGTCGCTGCAGCCGTGGCAGGGAGAATCGACCCTGTTCATCCGCCCGGGGTTCGAGTTCCATGCGATCGACGGAATGATCACGAACTTCCATCTGCCAAAATCAAGCCTGCTGGTGATGCTGAGTGCCTTCACCGGGTACGAGCAGATCATGGCCTGTTACGCCGAAGCGATTCGGGAGCAATATCGATTCTACAGCTACGGGGACGCGATGCTGATTGTTTGA
- a CDS encoding enolase C-terminal domain-like protein — MATRILDLHVDDLRFPTSRELDGSDAMNEAPDYSVAYVTLDTSDHDLRGNGITFTIGRGNEIVVSGVEALRDRVVGLTLEEITADMGGFWRHITSDSQLRWIGPEKGVIHLATAAVVNAVWDLWAKSTGKPLWKLVADFSPEEFVRCIDFRYLTDVVTPEAALERLRKLKATQPERLSRLQQQGYPAYTTSAGWLGYSDERLRELCRLRLSEGWEVFKIKVGRDLEDDRRRCRIIREEIGPDRLLLTDANQVWDVQTAIDWMQQLAEFNPWAIEEPTSPDDVLGYAKISKALHPIRVAGGEHCANRVMFKQFLEAGGMQVCQIDACRLGGVNEVLAVLLLAAEFDVPVCPHAGGVGLCEYVQHLSIIDYLCVSGSLENRMAEHAGTCHEHFVDPIRIRNGHYLLPKKPGYSITMFPESIEKAKFPSGEYWRD, encoded by the coding sequence TTGGCTACTCGCATCCTTGATCTGCACGTTGATGACCTCCGCTTCCCCACCTCCCGCGAACTCGATGGTTCCGATGCGATGAACGAGGCTCCCGACTACTCGGTCGCCTATGTTACACTCGACACCAGCGACCACGATCTGCGAGGAAACGGAATCACGTTCACAATCGGGCGGGGAAATGAGATCGTCGTCTCAGGGGTCGAGGCACTTCGTGATCGGGTTGTCGGCCTGACACTCGAAGAAATCACAGCCGACATGGGCGGCTTCTGGCGGCACATTACCAGCGACAGCCAGCTTCGCTGGATCGGGCCAGAGAAAGGCGTCATCCATCTCGCGACGGCGGCCGTGGTCAATGCGGTCTGGGATCTGTGGGCAAAGTCGACAGGCAAACCGTTGTGGAAGCTGGTCGCAGACTTTTCCCCGGAAGAGTTTGTCCGCTGTATCGACTTCCGATATTTGACCGACGTCGTCACCCCGGAAGCGGCTCTGGAACGGCTGCGGAAACTGAAGGCGACTCAACCGGAGCGACTCTCTCGGCTTCAGCAGCAGGGATACCCGGCTTACACCACCTCCGCTGGCTGGCTGGGGTATTCCGATGAGCGACTTCGGGAGCTTTGCCGGCTGCGGCTCAGTGAAGGCTGGGAGGTCTTCAAGATCAAAGTCGGTCGCGATCTGGAGGATGACCGACGCCGCTGCCGCATTATCCGGGAAGAAATTGGCCCCGATCGACTGCTGCTCACCGACGCCAATCAGGTGTGGGACGTGCAGACCGCCATCGACTGGATGCAGCAGCTCGCCGAGTTCAATCCCTGGGCCATCGAAGAGCCGACCAGTCCCGACGACGTGCTCGGATACGCCAAGATCTCAAAGGCATTGCATCCGATTCGCGTCGCCGGCGGCGAGCACTGCGCAAACCGGGTGATGTTCAAGCAGTTCCTCGAAGCAGGCGGGATGCAGGTCTGTCAGATCGATGCCTGCCGTCTCGGCGGCGTGAATGAGGTTCTGGCCGTGCTGCTGCTGGCGGCTGAGTTCGATGTCCCGGTTTGCCCGCATGCCGGTGGCGTGGGGCTCTGCGAATACGTCCAGCACCTGTCGATCATTGATTATCTCTGCGTGTCCGGCTCCCTCGAGAATCGCATGGCCGAACACGCCGGCACCTGCCACGAACACTTCGTCGATCCAATCCGCATTCGCAACGGGCACTACCTGCTTCCGAAAAAACCGGGGTACAGCATCACGATGTTCCCGGAGTCGATCGAAAAGGCGAAGTTCCCCAGCGGCGAGTACTGGCGTGATTGA